In Haloarcula rubripromontorii, one DNA window encodes the following:
- a CDS encoding peptidase has translation MFLVGFLAVVGAALGALGSIVVQQLSNPVARYRQLYLGVLLPFALLSYVVFRLLGFGYAVVGGGAGTVQALLATFTELLAAGGVGLAAYAPTVRGVRGVRDIDLSTGRALARMGRYVLGLSIFVTVVIAPLETGLSSVVLLAVVAALVVALQAAAPWIIPVVRSVRTPEESTEATLNRLRERARLTVRDIRILDTDREGTANATVRGVPGYRRLFVTSTFLDALDDETATALLAVQAGRQNARVLARVVAGLLLALVPLFLALADIGPLWPLAGVSLGLVVLSLWVTRRGVRAADDYAADRVGPDAVADALERYADVHDMEPSRRRFANPLSKSPPLGNRIDRLRAQAAE, from the coding sequence CTGTTCCTCGTCGGTTTCCTCGCCGTCGTCGGAGCAGCTCTCGGCGCGCTCGGAAGCATAGTCGTACAGCAACTCTCGAACCCCGTCGCCAGATATCGGCAGTTGTACCTCGGGGTCCTGCTCCCGTTTGCCCTGCTGTCGTACGTCGTCTTTCGACTGCTCGGGTTCGGCTACGCAGTAGTCGGCGGAGGGGCCGGAACGGTCCAGGCGTTGCTGGCGACGTTCACCGAACTGCTCGCCGCCGGCGGCGTCGGACTGGCCGCCTACGCGCCGACCGTTCGGGGCGTCCGCGGCGTCCGGGACATCGACCTCTCGACCGGCCGGGCGCTCGCCCGGATGGGACGGTACGTCCTCGGGCTGTCGATTTTCGTGACGGTCGTCATCGCGCCGCTCGAAACCGGCCTATCGTCGGTCGTCCTGCTGGCCGTCGTCGCCGCGCTTGTCGTCGCCCTGCAGGCCGCGGCCCCCTGGATTATCCCGGTCGTTCGGTCAGTCCGGACGCCGGAGGAATCGACCGAAGCGACGCTGAATCGGCTCCGGGAGCGCGCGCGGCTGACCGTCCGCGACATCCGGATTCTCGACACCGACCGTGAGGGGACGGCGAACGCGACCGTTCGCGGCGTTCCCGGGTATCGTCGCCTGTTCGTAACCAGTACGTTTCTCGACGCGCTCGACGACGAGACGGCGACGGCCCTGCTTGCGGTCCAGGCTGGCCGCCAGAACGCCCGGGTACTCGCCCGGGTCGTCGCCGGTCTGTTGCTCGCGCTGGTCCCGCTGTTCCTGGCACTGGCCGACATCGGCCCGCTGTGGCCGCTTGCCGGCGTGAGCCTCGGCCTCGTCGTCCTGAGCCTGTGGGTCACGCGTCGTGGCGTCCGCGCGGCCGACGACTACGCCGCTGACCGCGTCGGCCCGGACGCCGTTGCCGACGCACTCGAACGGTACGCCGACGTTCACGACATGGAGCCGTCGAGACGACGGTTCGCGAACCCGCTCTCGAAATCGCCGCCGCTGGGGAACCGAATCGACAGGCTACGGGCACAAGCGGCGGAGTAA
- a CDS encoding amino acid-binding protein, with the protein MSDSTDEVRSYTVRLELVDEPGELLRALEPIANNGGNLLSIFHERGNVTPRGHIPVEVDLEATPERFDGIVDALRDAGINVIQAGAEQYSEALTIILTGHLVNTDLSDTLSRIHESTDATVTDLSLSAPEGTDDASSARIRLATEEGAVNETMSAIRAVADEKELQVIEPLAAGGEA; encoded by the coding sequence ATGAGCGACTCGACCGACGAGGTACGGTCCTACACAGTTCGGCTGGAACTGGTCGACGAACCGGGTGAACTGCTGCGGGCGCTCGAGCCCATCGCCAACAACGGCGGGAACCTCCTCTCTATCTTCCACGAGCGGGGGAACGTGACCCCGCGGGGCCACATCCCCGTGGAGGTCGACCTGGAGGCGACCCCCGAACGGTTCGACGGGATCGTCGACGCACTCCGGGACGCGGGCATCAATGTCATCCAGGCCGGGGCCGAGCAGTACAGCGAAGCGCTGACGATCATTCTCACCGGCCACCTCGTCAACACTGATCTCTCTGATACGCTCTCGCGGATTCACGAATCCACGGACGCGACCGTGACTGACCTCTCGCTGTCGGCACCGGAGGGAACGGACGATGCTTCCAGCGCGCGCATCCGACTGGCAACGGAGGAAGGGGCGGTCAACGAGACGATGTCCGCTATTCGTGCTGTCGCCGACGAGAAGGAACTGCAGGTCATCGAGCCGCTCGCCGCGGGGGGCGAGGCATGA